In the Thermodesulfobacteriota bacterium genome, one interval contains:
- a CDS encoding isoprenyl transferase — translation MEISKLPKHVAIIMDGNGRWAKMRNLPRIEGHINGLESAKEIVRTTRELNIPYLTLYAFSKENWQRPKSEIDRLIELMGVYLDRELPSMMENDIRFKAIGEIEDFPEEIQKKLFFVMEKTQHNKTLTLIVALSYSGRREIIRAVKRILEEFRLGKISEIDEETFKKYLYTEDIPDPDLLIRTSGEKRLSNFLLYQMAYTEIYVTDTLWPDFRRKEYLEALMDYSRRERRFGRIKED, via the coding sequence GGTAACGGTAGATGGGCCAAGATGAGAAATCTTCCAAGAATAGAAGGACACATAAACGGTCTGGAATCTGCGAAAGAGATTGTGAGAACAACAAGAGAACTTAACATACCTTACCTCACCCTTTACGCTTTTTCAAAAGAGAACTGGCAGAGACCAAAAAGCGAGATAGATCGACTTATCGAGCTTATGGGTGTCTACTTGGATAGGGAACTGCCATCGATGATGGAGAACGACATAAGATTTAAAGCAATAGGAGAGATTGAAGATTTTCCCGAAGAGATACAAAAAAAGCTTTTTTTTGTTATGGAAAAGACACAGCATAACAAAACCTTGACCCTTATCGTTGCCCTAAGTTACAGTGGGAGGCGAGAGATCATTCGGGCTGTAAAAAGAATTCTTGAAGAGTTTAGGTTGGGAAAAATAAGCGAGATAGACGAAGAAACTTTTAAAAAATACCTCTACACAGAAGATATCCCCGATCCCGACTTACTCATAAGAACTAGCGGAGAAAAGAGACTTAGCAATTTTTTGCTTTACCAGATGGCTTACACCGAGATATACGTCACTGACACTCTATGGCCCGACTTCAGAAGAAAAGAATACTTAGAAGCTCTTATGGACTACTCAAGAAGGGAGAGAAGATTCGGAAGAATAAAGGAAGATTAA